The Sulfolobus acidocaldarius DSM 639 genome has a window encoding:
- a CDS encoding DNA-methyltransferase: MIKVIFGDSRNMSEVEDKSIGLVLTSPPYYNAPFDFPDLFPSYEEYLNLLRDVGKELYRVLDDGRVAVFVTSDVRIEGVLYPIVADLIRIMTDLGFKYQERIIWKKPEGYIRISRRSGVLIQHPYPLYYYPDNVYEDIVVFKKPGKFHTTNQEKSKIDVNKFQKEKWYLNVWEITNVLPNNKYSKFTAPFPEELANRIVTLYSYVGDTVLDPFAGTGTTLYVARILSRNAVGYEIDLELKEVIRERVGHPTLFDNHEVVFVERSDAKRLRTKLREKINEKLEKKSQ; the protein is encoded by the coding sequence ATGATTAAAGTAATATTTGGCGACTCAAGAAACATGAGCGAAGTTGAGGACAAGAGCATAGGACTAGTTCTGACTTCTCCTCCTTATTATAACGCCCCCTTTGACTTTCCCGACCTGTTCCCTAGTTATGAGGAGTATTTGAATTTACTAAGGGACGTTGGCAAAGAGCTATACAGGGTATTGGATGACGGTAGAGTGGCTGTTTTCGTTACCTCAGATGTTAGGATTGAAGGAGTGCTCTACCCTATTGTTGCTGACCTAATAAGAATAATGACAGACCTTGGCTTCAAGTACCAAGAGCGTATAATATGGAAGAAGCCTGAGGGTTACATAAGGATAAGTAGGAGGAGTGGTGTTTTAATACAGCACCCTTATCCACTATACTACTACCCCGATAACGTGTATGAGGACATAGTAGTTTTCAAAAAGCCTGGAAAGTTCCACACTACTAACCAAGAAAAAAGCAAGATAGACGTGAACAAGTTCCAGAAGGAAAAGTGGTACCTCAACGTGTGGGAGATTACTAACGTACTTCCAAACAACAAATACTCAAAGTTCACTGCACCCTTCCCTGAAGAACTCGCTAATAGGATTGTCACCCTATATTCCTATGTGGGGGACACAGTACTTGACCCATTTGCAGGGACTGGGACTACACTGTACGTGGCTAGGATATTAAGTAGAAATGCAGTGGGATATGAGATAGACCTGGAGTTAAAGGAAGTGATCAGGGAGAGGGTTGGGCATCCTACCTTATTTGACAACCATGAGGTCGTATTCGTGGAGAGGAGTGACGCTAAGAGGCTTAGGACTAAGCTGAGGGAAAAAATAAACGAAAAGTTAGAAAAGAAATCTCAGTGA
- a CDS encoding winged helix-turn-helix transcriptional regulator produces the protein MESSGMRVVNFEIFSVFLLLCLEADIEVEAENQQGVVTRRLSDTVRTDLEPGDMEILKAIKEGYVRIKDITRKIGRPVSTTWRRVNRLVKERYLEKDGEMFRLTTKGEILVQISDVSREVVFKKVE, from the coding sequence ATGGAATCGAGTGGAATGAGGGTAGTTAACTTCGAGATCTTCTCAGTTTTTCTATTACTATGCTTAGAGGCTGACATAGAGGTTGAGGCTGAGAACCAACAGGGTGTTGTGACTCGGAGACTATCTGACACAGTCAGGACTGATCTTGAGCCTGGTGACATGGAGATTTTAAAGGCAATAAAGGAGGGTTATGTGAGGATTAAGGACATAACTAGGAAGATAGGTAGGCCTGTTAGTACTACTTGGAGGAGGGTAAACAGGTTGGTGAAAGAGCGTTATCTAGAGAAGGATGGGGAGATGTTTAGGCTAACGACTAAGGGTGAGATACTTGTTCAAATTAGTGATGTAAGTAGGGAGGTGGTTTTCAAAAAAGTGGAGTAA
- a CDS encoding AAA family ATPase, which produces MHSEWLSYRDSFKFLEENLDELKKYIETKNFYPCIFRSSKELNSNLNGSIIYSILGEIGYVYWGDNKGSVRIRGEEITGYIFPALFRRYFESYFKVNGDRVEETPTPNKALIGLLYGPEIGYIAAGVVTDINLDAVRNFKLWKEEGDKYWIVRFRMKVIWLPDSLMTKIEELKDKILEWAKLRNEPPDLLKDLKGENIPNVNPNQANNCYRDDNYVEAIKNFLLEKFNNNEVSKTIQFYNEISSWLVQKVPEEKLPIVDSGTRCRPLSEALKIARERIVNEVYIQDNTTIDYMLSVLKNGNILLVGPPGVGKTQIAKIIAESLCDDYLMATANALWTRRDLIGGESIRNSSVIWKKGILMEAFLKVPKTTEEVLFPVILDEINRADIDKAFGDFFTTFSSARPEEWVIPSWLVEELKYYSSFQEELKPLLSALHSDKQRLSKIRIIATMNLKDLRNLYQLGDALTRRFSVFYLECPKNLDDVEFVIQRMKINLPPQVLDDLKSTVKLIRDKMKTEFCFSTATVSKVLTQLGVLQQLRSSSTSEITPEDIVMLIKTNLGTVDRKVVNNVKEILEEKRTKVKKA; this is translated from the coding sequence ATGCACTCAGAATGGCTATCTTACAGGGACTCGTTCAAATTCCTAGAGGAGAACCTTGACGAGCTAAAGAAGTACATAGAAACAAAGAACTTTTACCCATGTATTTTCAGGAGTAGTAAGGAATTAAATTCCAACCTTAATGGGTCAATAATTTACTCAATCCTAGGGGAAATCGGATACGTCTACTGGGGTGATAACAAGGGCTCAGTGAGAATAAGGGGGGAAGAGATAACAGGTTATATATTTCCTGCACTCTTCCGTAGATACTTCGAGTCTTACTTCAAGGTAAATGGAGACAGAGTTGAAGAAACACCAACACCCAACAAAGCACTAATAGGACTGCTCTATGGTCCTGAAATCGGTTACATTGCAGCTGGCGTAGTGACTGATATAAACCTTGATGCTGTAAGGAACTTTAAGCTATGGAAAGAAGAGGGGGATAAGTATTGGATAGTCAGGTTCAGAATGAAGGTTATATGGTTACCTGATTCACTGATGACAAAGATTGAGGAGCTAAAGGATAAAATATTGGAATGGGCTAAGCTTCGCAATGAGCCTCCAGATCTTCTAAAAGACCTCAAGGGCGAAAATATACCTAACGTTAACCCGAACCAGGCCAATAACTGCTATAGGGATGACAACTACGTAGAAGCTATAAAGAATTTCCTCCTAGAAAAGTTCAACAATAACGAAGTGTCAAAGACCATTCAGTTTTATAACGAGATCTCCTCCTGGCTCGTCCAAAAGGTTCCTGAAGAAAAACTACCTATTGTTGACTCAGGGACTAGATGCAGGCCATTAAGTGAAGCGTTAAAGATCGCAAGGGAGAGGATTGTAAATGAGGTATACATTCAGGATAATACTACAATTGATTATATGTTGAGTGTATTAAAGAACGGCAACATCCTCCTAGTAGGTCCACCGGGAGTAGGAAAGACACAGATAGCAAAGATCATAGCAGAGTCGCTATGTGACGACTACTTAATGGCTACTGCAAACGCCCTATGGACGAGGAGGGACTTGATAGGGGGAGAGAGCATAAGAAATAGTAGTGTAATATGGAAAAAGGGCATATTGATGGAGGCATTCCTCAAAGTACCTAAGACTACTGAGGAAGTTCTCTTCCCTGTTATCTTGGACGAGATCAACAGGGCAGATATCGATAAGGCTTTTGGCGACTTCTTTACAACGTTTTCCTCAGCTAGACCAGAGGAATGGGTAATACCCTCTTGGCTTGTGGAGGAATTAAAGTATTACTCCTCATTTCAAGAAGAGCTGAAGCCGTTACTTAGCGCTCTACATAGCGATAAGCAGAGGCTAAGTAAGATAAGGATAATAGCCACAATGAACCTAAAGGACTTAAGAAACTTATACCAGCTAGGAGACGCACTCACCAGGAGGTTCTCAGTGTTCTACTTGGAGTGCCCTAAAAATTTAGACGATGTAGAGTTCGTAATACAGAGGATGAAAATAAACCTACCTCCTCAAGTCTTAGATGACCTCAAAAGTACTGTAAAATTGATAAGGGATAAGATGAAGACTGAGTTCTGCTTCTCCACAGCTACTGTTTCCAAGGTGCTGACTCAGTTAGGGGTATTACAGCAACTGAGGTCAAGCTCAACTAGTGAAATAACTCCTGAAGATATTGTCATGCTCATTAAGACAAACCTAGGTACCGTAGATCGCAAAGTGGTTAATAATGTTAAGGAAATTCTCGAAGAGAAGAGAACCAAGGTAAAAAAGGCTTAG
- a CDS encoding TM1812 family CRISPR-associated protein: MYSVGLIALFDAINGKDVDEDIDEIIVDTTHGINYFAIMTQLMSRDIASILSVKLKKEIRVRFYNAIPSSNEEFVIVKVNTDAKPRIRTLEDISDRGLLIPYNALIYNAPLALSQYLQESKIEIPSLDSVYDKVNLKNKAGKLVVDYNLREQKAKKRNDIYLNLLLKAIEDSFDVHGEVNLRVLNELTKTVYSLISEVSSAIISHEVSVLLSTVKKKGKEIVCKGKVKYSEIYPLTFETEKEKSEKCGGKLEDEIRNFIAHGGLLRNLVEVQVKKSDNLNGEDVVISYGECWKNVKDFLS; encoded by the coding sequence ATGTACTCAGTGGGTTTGATAGCCCTCTTTGACGCTATTAATGGAAAAGACGTTGATGAGGATATCGATGAGATAATTGTTGACACTACTCACGGTATTAACTACTTTGCCATAATGACACAGCTCATGAGCAGGGACATAGCCAGCATACTGTCAGTCAAGCTGAAGAAAGAGATTAGGGTACGCTTCTACAACGCTATACCCTCAAGTAATGAAGAGTTTGTAATAGTCAAAGTTAACACAGATGCTAAACCTAGGATAAGGACACTTGAAGATATAAGTGATAGGGGACTACTTATACCTTATAATGCGTTAATTTATAATGCCCCACTAGCCCTTTCACAATACCTTCAGGAGAGTAAGATAGAGATACCTAGTCTGGACAGTGTCTATGACAAAGTGAATCTGAAAAATAAGGCAGGAAAACTCGTAGTTGACTACAATCTTAGGGAACAGAAGGCAAAGAAGAGGAACGATATATACCTTAACCTCCTACTAAAGGCTATAGAGGACAGCTTCGATGTACACGGAGAGGTTAACCTAAGGGTGCTCAATGAACTTACCAAAACTGTATACAGTCTCATATCTGAAGTTTCTTCTGCTATCATATCTCACGAGGTAAGTGTGCTACTTAGTACGGTGAAGAAAAAGGGGAAAGAGATTGTCTGCAAGGGGAAGGTGAAGTATAGTGAAATTTACCCTTTAACATTTGAAACTGAAAAAGAGAAGAGCGAGAAATGTGGAGGGAAGTTAGAGGACGAGATAAGGAACTTCATAGCCCACGGTGGGCTGTTGAGAAACCTTGTAGAGGTTCAGGTCAAGAAGAGTGATAACCTCAATGGTGAAGACGTTGTGATATCTTATGGGGAGTGTTGGAAAAACGTAAAGGATTTCTTGTCATGA
- a CDS encoding type II toxin-antitoxin system VapC family toxin, with protein sequence MRIVDASALTALVLKEEGWDDILKFFTPAHSIEHVVKETMNAIWRMKNVKKLIDDKTAFGMKRVLFELLNERTLLLLNEMEYVENAFEIAMNNNLTFYDSLYIAACLKHSAQLITRDDKQARVAEKLGVEVVMP encoded by the coding sequence ATGCGGATAGTTGACGCCTCAGCCCTCACCGCTTTAGTGTTGAAAGAAGAGGGATGGGATGATATCTTAAAGTTTTTCACACCAGCCCATTCCATAGAACACGTGGTAAAGGAGACAATGAACGCTATATGGAGAATGAAAAATGTCAAAAAGCTAATAGACGATAAGACTGCCTTTGGAATGAAAAGGGTGTTGTTTGAACTATTAAATGAGAGGACATTACTGCTCCTAAACGAGATGGAATACGTCGAGAACGCGTTTGAAATTGCAATGAACAATAACCTCACGTTTTACGATTCTCTCTACATAGCTGCATGTTTAAAGCACAGTGCTCAACTGATAACGAGAGATGACAAACAGGCTAGAGTTGCAGAGAAGCTAGGTGTCGAGGTAGTCATGCCCTGA
- a CDS encoding ATP-binding protein — MGKSTALILLIKELLDKVDNQRAIFYFSCDKLVDYKELDDILSAYLRLKEREKIRTSYILLDEVTFPKEWYRAIKLRIDRGDFKNDVLILTSSLSMKAKVEIEKFPGRRGKGKILVMYPLPFSEYVKLFGVHIPQGDLDFAIK, encoded by the coding sequence GTGGGAAAGTCAACAGCACTTATCCTTTTAATCAAAGAGCTGTTGGACAAGGTTGACAACCAGAGGGCAATCTTTTACTTCTCTTGTGATAAATTAGTAGACTATAAAGAACTAGATGATATACTTTCAGCTTACTTGAGGTTAAAGGAAAGGGAGAAAATTAGAACCTCGTATATATTACTAGACGAGGTGACCTTTCCCAAGGAGTGGTATAGAGCAATAAAGTTACGAATTGACAGAGGAGACTTCAAAAATGACGTTTTAATACTTACAAGCTCACTATCAATGAAGGCTAAGGTAGAGATCGAGAAATTCCCAGGTAGAAGGGGTAAAGGAAAAATTCTGGTAATGTATCCATTACCCTTCTCAGAGTACGTTAAGCTCTTTGGTGTCCACATACCCCAGGGTGACCTAGACTTTGCGATAAAATAG
- a CDS encoding winged helix-turn-helix domain-containing protein, with the protein MDIFEAVSNEIRRKILNMLETPKSFSELCERLNLESSALAFHLKKLDGLVTKDENGNYVLSELGKKALSIINTIESQNLVLTDDQRVVTPIVLEYADKVVIDKNMLTKIKEENKKLVIRNVNEVIFKGDIDENLLNEVLELVENVITVQSPPNLKDVISRKSKQVMSIEEGSVEEDQRSGKETISEDIGEIIGGVGGLVGKIISRVFSTDDSSFNIGSHLRVLYDGPLKVSDSLSVEIDGGVVKISKGDPHLFAKCRHDGDLDIYDSSISADGCYLRVTYPDLNQLKVNVDGGKVEINGIKANNLKVNVDGGLVNLNMECKDSVDISLDGGKAEGDVHFKDTTKARLNIDIDGGVGKFGVTVPKEFSIITSSRVSGGVTRLPPSKAGSKGELAINTNVDGGTITVDVKEA; encoded by the coding sequence ATGGACATATTTGAGGCGGTATCAAACGAGATAAGGAGAAAGATATTAAATATGCTTGAAACCCCTAAGAGTTTCTCTGAGTTATGCGAAAGGCTTAACTTGGAGAGCTCTGCCCTAGCTTTTCACCTGAAGAAACTAGATGGCTTAGTAACTAAGGACGAGAACGGCAATTACGTTCTTTCAGAGTTAGGTAAAAAAGCCTTGTCCATAATAAACACTATAGAAAGCCAAAACTTAGTACTAACAGATGACCAGAGGGTAGTAACACCAATAGTACTTGAATACGCTGATAAAGTGGTGATAGACAAGAATATGTTGACCAAGATTAAGGAGGAGAATAAGAAGTTAGTGATAAGAAACGTGAACGAGGTTATCTTCAAAGGCGATATTGATGAAAACCTATTGAACGAGGTGCTAGAACTTGTGGAGAATGTTATAACTGTTCAATCCCCTCCTAATCTGAAGGACGTCATATCAAGAAAATCTAAGCAAGTTATGTCAATTGAAGAGGGGAGTGTTGAGGAAGATCAAAGGAGTGGTAAGGAGACAATCAGTGAGGATATAGGAGAGATTATTGGCGGAGTTGGAGGACTAGTGGGGAAAATAATATCCAGAGTTTTCAGCACCGATGACTCCTCATTTAACATAGGTTCACACCTAAGGGTATTGTATGACGGTCCCCTGAAAGTCAGTGATAGTTTAAGTGTTGAAATAGATGGTGGCGTGGTAAAAATAAGCAAGGGAGATCCCCATCTCTTCGCCAAATGTCGCCATGACGGTGACCTTGACATATATGACAGTAGCATTAGTGCAGATGGTTGTTACTTAAGGGTCACTTACCCTGACTTGAACCAACTTAAAGTAAACGTTGACGGAGGAAAAGTTGAGATAAACGGCATAAAAGCGAATAACTTGAAGGTCAATGTGGACGGAGGGCTAGTTAACCTAAATATGGAGTGTAAGGACTCTGTGGACATTTCCTTAGACGGGGGGAAGGCTGAGGGGGATGTCCACTTTAAAGATACTACTAAAGCAAGACTGAACATTGATATAGATGGGGGAGTAGGGAAATTCGGTGTTACAGTGCCCAAGGAGTTTAGCATCATAACCTCGTCTAGAGTGAGCGGAGGAGTTACGAGATTACCTCCCAGTAAAGCCGGGAGTAAGGGTGAGTTAGCGATAAATACTAATGTTGATGGAGGGACAATAACGGTAGATGTAAAGGAAGCGTGA
- a CDS encoding ATP-binding protein, which yields MFPEELKKVLTDQKQILEDKLSRDYVPRDVPNILDHLKIPNILTILGVRRSGKSTLAVMLLKGIKFSYVNFDDESLYGIRAEDLRGLEEAIYQVYGNVEYMVFDEIHNVKGWELFASRLRESGKRLVVTGSNSKMLSGELATHLTGRHSDYVLFPFSFGEYLKFKGVRFGELLSTRERAEIKNELESYIDVGGFPESLILGKEQTLTIYNDILFKDIVSRLKIKQIGRFKDFANTLISYYSSEVSLSRLAKSMGIDEKTVFQWSFGMENAYSVYFLPRYGEKLRERLTYNKKVYIVDTGLISRVAARKKDRGRLIENMVALKLLKENQLKGLYYIKDKDYEVDFYDEVNSRLIQVSYATDKVEDREIKGLIRANEKLRVREQIIVTYDIEGEERVAEGKPIKLVPLYKFLLG from the coding sequence ATGTTCCCAGAAGAGTTGAAAAAAGTGTTAACAGACCAGAAACAAATCCTAGAGGACAAACTATCAAGGGACTACGTACCAAGGGACGTTCCAAATATTCTTGATCATCTGAAGATTCCTAACATCTTAACTATACTAGGCGTTAGGAGGAGCGGTAAATCGACATTGGCTGTAATGCTCTTAAAAGGCATTAAGTTCTCTTACGTAAACTTCGATGACGAGAGTTTATATGGCATTAGGGCTGAGGACTTGAGGGGATTAGAGGAGGCAATCTATCAGGTGTATGGTAACGTGGAGTATATGGTATTTGACGAAATCCATAACGTGAAGGGGTGGGAATTATTTGCCTCAAGGCTGAGAGAAAGCGGAAAGAGATTAGTAGTCACAGGAAGTAACTCAAAAATGCTCTCAGGAGAGCTAGCTACCCATCTTACAGGTAGACATTCTGATTACGTATTGTTTCCTTTCTCCTTCGGGGAATACTTGAAGTTCAAGGGAGTCAGGTTTGGGGAGTTACTTTCAACTAGGGAGAGGGCAGAGATAAAGAACGAGCTCGAAAGTTACATAGACGTAGGCGGATTCCCTGAGTCATTGATCTTGGGTAAGGAACAGACTCTGACCATATATAATGACATACTTTTTAAAGATATAGTCTCGAGGTTGAAGATAAAGCAGATAGGCAGATTCAAGGACTTCGCTAACACACTCATATCCTATTACTCCTCAGAGGTCTCCTTAAGCAGACTTGCTAAGTCTATGGGAATTGATGAAAAGACAGTGTTTCAATGGTCTTTCGGCATGGAGAATGCTTACTCAGTGTACTTTTTACCTAGATATGGAGAGAAACTGAGGGAGAGGTTGACATACAATAAGAAGGTGTATATCGTGGACACAGGCTTAATCTCGAGGGTGGCAGCGAGGAAGAAGGACAGGGGTAGGCTTATAGAGAACATGGTAGCGCTCAAGTTGTTAAAAGAAAACCAACTAAAAGGTTTGTACTATATAAAGGATAAGGATTATGAGGTTGACTTCTACGACGAGGTAAATAGCAGGCTAATTCAGGTATCCTACGCTACGGATAAAGTGGAAGATAGGGAGATAAAGGGATTGATAAGGGCAAATGAGAAGTTAAGGGTAAGGGAACAGATAATAGTGACTTATGACATTGAGGGTGAGGAAAGGGTAGCTGAAGGAAAACCCATTAAACTAGTCCCCTTGTATAAGTTCTTATTGGGTTAG
- a CDS encoding DUF973 family protein, which translates to MDTIYDSIKKLRDGVIFALLGVPIYLLAVFLLIVGIFMAPTSLNSASLIIGISVLAIAIIAIGLTRLYNGFVGLTPYMNNVGLGKIGTLLLVIPVVNAFATILIGVALYQVGEKFQNGLVKIGGILGAIPLGITTLVGFLLAYEGLGQLLKEFERKSK; encoded by the coding sequence ATGGACACAATCTACGACTCAATTAAGAAGTTGAGGGATGGAGTGATATTCGCCCTACTCGGAGTACCAATCTACCTCTTAGCTGTCTTCTTGCTCATAGTGGGCATATTCATGGCTCCCACTAGCCTTAATTCCGCGTCCCTTATAATCGGCATTAGTGTATTGGCGATTGCAATAATCGCTATTGGGCTCACCAGGCTTTACAACGGCTTTGTGGGGCTCACACCATACATGAATAACGTAGGCTTAGGTAAGATAGGGACTTTACTGCTGGTAATACCCGTAGTGAACGCCTTTGCTACAATACTAATAGGAGTTGCGTTATACCAAGTTGGGGAGAAGTTCCAGAATGGTCTTGTCAAGATAGGTGGGATCCTAGGTGCAATACCACTTGGCATTACTACGCTTGTGGGCTTCTTACTAGCTTACGAAGGGTTAGGGCAGTTACTGAAGGAGTTTGAGAGAAAGAGTAAATAA
- a CDS encoding TM1812 family CRISPR-associated protein, whose translation MSKKLVIASWGDPSAWKSVTYIDGEDSSQNPRKIASISSLRLLAEKFSDIQKFYVLVQDSIVFTTLKRINDECKECGQKINAYITAERGEAVWLNEPISTYEELVKKVKDYTSCILDRLGIRNHEVFILPSNLRTSINVQPSPHFTSF comes from the coding sequence ATGAGTAAAAAGTTAGTAATCGCGTCATGGGGAGACCCGTCAGCTTGGAAGAGTGTAACATACATAGACGGAGAGGACAGCTCCCAAAACCCAAGAAAGATTGCCTCCATATCCTCCCTAAGACTACTAGCAGAGAAGTTCAGCGATATACAGAAGTTTTACGTCCTGGTACAGGACTCCATAGTATTCACCACCCTTAAACGGATAAACGACGAGTGTAAAGAATGTGGTCAAAAGATTAACGCCTACATCACGGCTGAAAGGGGAGAAGCAGTATGGCTCAATGAACCTATAAGTACTTACGAGGAGCTGGTAAAGAAGGTTAAGGACTACACGTCTTGCATACTAGATAGGCTGGGAATAAGGAACCACGAGGTGTTTATACTCCCCTCAAACCTCAGGACTTCAATAAACGTCCAGCCTAGTCCACATTTCACCTCTTTTTGA
- a CDS encoding serine/threonine protein kinase: MFEENMEYVLKNLKFAILLLKEVFNVKEVRVVMDKTI; encoded by the coding sequence TTGTTTGAAGAGAATATGGAGTATGTGTTGAAGAACTTAAAGTTTGCAATACTATTATTAAAGGAAGTGTTTAATGTCAAAGAGGTAAGGGTAGTAATGGACAAAACCATCTAA
- a CDS encoding AbrB/MazE/SpoVT family DNA-binding domain-containing protein — METEIVVMDDRGRITIPKEIRERIKTRMLKIRVEGDKIILEPMEIDIDRYYGIFRKDPGDMDVDKVLRESLSELTRNDF, encoded by the coding sequence ATGGAGACTGAGATAGTAGTCATGGACGACAGGGGAAGGATCACGATACCCAAGGAGATCAGAGAGAGAATAAAAACAAGGATGTTAAAAATAAGGGTCGAGGGGGACAAGATAATTTTGGAACCAATGGAAATAGATATAGACAGATACTACGGTATTTTTAGGAAAGATCCTGGAGATATGGACGTAGATAAGGTCTTGAGGGAGTCGCTCTCAGAGTTGACAAGAAATGACTTCTAG
- a CDS encoding nucleotidyltransferase domain-containing protein yields the protein MSSWVKHRFEHLRRWREYAEIMAKATKDLCSNCKVYVFGGVAEGRVTVLSDIDILVVSEGKLTDTEIKEIWINIMKRAMDVYSLPFDAPVELHVVDKERAVRYFTMAKKLIEIV from the coding sequence ATGTCAAGTTGGGTAAAGCATAGATTTGAGCACCTCAGGAGATGGAGAGAATACGCAGAGATCATGGCTAAAGCCACTAAAGACTTGTGTAGCAACTGTAAAGTGTACGTCTTTGGCGGAGTTGCAGAGGGTAGGGTAACAGTGCTGAGCGATATAGACATTCTAGTGGTCTCTGAGGGGAAGTTAACTGACACGGAGATTAAAGAGATATGGATAAACATCATGAAGAGGGCTATGGACGTTTATAGCTTACCATTTGACGCTCCTGTTGAACTACACGTAGTGGATAAGGAGAGGGCAGTGAGGTACTTTACCATGGCGAAGAAGCTCATAGAGATCGTTTAA
- a CDS encoding type II toxin-antitoxin system VapC family toxin — MTSRYFDVNVFVYYLTGDRTNGQRAKYWLANTVEKYTSSITPLFVILVLSKVLGRSLRDHEFAKSVVDALDSLGIEYLDLPPWDKITGVMKMYKLDLEDSIHVATAVENKLELVSNDEELKSKVKAVF; from the coding sequence ATGACTTCTAGATACTTTGATGTTAACGTGTTTGTTTACTACCTTACCGGGGACAGGACCAATGGACAAAGGGCTAAGTATTGGTTAGCTAACACTGTGGAGAAGTACACTTCCTCGATAACTCCCCTTTTTGTAATACTCGTGTTAAGCAAGGTTCTAGGAAGGTCGTTAAGGGACCACGAATTTGCAAAGAGCGTAGTCGATGCTCTAGACTCCCTAGGTATCGAGTACTTAGATCTCCCTCCGTGGGACAAAATAACTGGAGTTATGAAAATGTATAAGTTAGACCTGGAGGACTCAATACATGTAGCTACAGCTGTTGAGAACAAATTAGAATTAGTTAGTAATGATGAAGAGCTGAAAAGTAAAGTCAAAGCAGTGTTCTAA
- a CDS encoding HEPN domain-containing protein: protein MSGLRVERLKRRGLRFLDNAKDDLKNGYYDIAIFHVEQAVQLYTKAVIFELFGKEYTIHGIRGLLSYLTKLLEENGYKELSRRIVEFTKENRDTLLGIEEAYISSRYEDIDFGRYEAESSVQTAESLIKLLDEIVDNVKLGKA from the coding sequence ATGAGCGGTTTAAGGGTCGAAAGGCTAAAGAGGAGGGGCTTAAGGTTTCTCGATAACGCCAAGGACGACTTGAAAAACGGATATTATGACATAGCCATTTTTCATGTCGAGCAAGCAGTTCAGCTCTACACTAAGGCAGTGATATTTGAGCTCTTTGGTAAGGAGTACACTATCCATGGTATAAGGGGACTGTTGAGTTACCTTACTAAACTACTGGAGGAGAATGGATATAAGGAGTTGTCTCGGAGAATCGTAGAGTTTACTAAAGAGAACAGGGATACCTTACTAGGCATAGAGGAAGCATACATAAGCTCTAGGTATGAAGACATTGATTTTGGAAGGTATGAGGCTGAGAGTTCAGTCCAAACAGCAGAAAGTCTAATAAAACTCCTTGACGAGATAGTTGATAATGTCAAGTTGGGTAAAGCATAG
- a CDS encoding type II toxin-antitoxin system VapB family antitoxin, translated as MSEVVSFKVKREIKQKMELYRTEVNWSEELRGFVEQKIAEIEAKKGVNKILQELKDADWGFQKGISSQLTREDRDADS; from the coding sequence ATGTCTGAAGTTGTCAGTTTTAAGGTGAAAAGGGAGATTAAGCAGAAGATGGAGTTGTACAGGACTGAGGTCAACTGGTCAGAGGAGTTGAGAGGGTTTGTGGAGCAAAAGATCGCTGAAATCGAGGCAAAAAAAGGTGTTAATAAAATTCTACAAGAGTTGAAAGATGCTGACTGGGGGTTTCAAAAGGGCATATCGTCACAATTAACAAGGGAAGACAGGGATGCGGATAGTTGA